GTAGAAGACACCTTTTACGGCATGCTCCTGCTCCTGATGAATGTTACGTTATTTGAAGAACTGGAAAATAAACTCAGAGAGAAGCGCTAAAATTTCGCTTGTCAGAACCTACCTCTTATTCATTCCTCAACGTGTCCACAGGATTCATGAGTGCAGCTTTAACCGACTGATAGCTGATTGTGATAAGTGAAAGCAGCAAAGCCAGAAATATAGCAACCAACACCGGCAATAACCCAACAGTTACTCTATACTCGAAATCTGACAGCCACTGCGACATGGCATAGTAAGCCAGGGGTGCAGTGATAAGAAATGCAAGTAACACCAATCTGGTAAAATCCGTTGATACAAGCAAAAACAAATTGGCTATAGTTGCCCCCAGTACTTTTCTTATACCGATCTCCTTAGTACGCTGCTCTACCGTAAAAGCCACCAGTCCGAATAATCCTAAACAGGCAATGATGATGGCGAGGCTTGCAAAAAGGGTAAAGATGTCGCCAAGCCTTAATTCATTATCATACAGTTTTTGATACTCCTGGTCCAGAAAGCGATAGTCAAATGGACGGTGAGGCACCAACTCTGCCCACAATGCACCTACACTTGCCAGAGTTCGCTCCATATCAGCCGGCTTGATCCTTATGAGTATTTCATTGTACTGGGCAGGTTCTATAAACAGTACCAGGGGGTTTATCTTGTTTTTTAAAGATGAAAAATGAAAGTCGCTGAGCACACCTTTTACTATACCATTCCGTCCGTTCAGCATTGCCCTGCGCCCTACTATATCTTCAGGGGAAAGCAATATTTGCCTGGCCAGCTCTTCATTGACCAAAAAGCTGTATTCCCTGTCATTGCTGTCTTCCCTGGTCGATCGCTCGGTATCCGCTTCCGTAAAAGGTTTACCTTCAATCATCTCCATTCCAAGGTTTGAAACAAAATCCTTATCCACCGTAACGGCGTTAACAGACAGAGTCTTCTCGCCTTCCATGCCTTCTACATGTATACTATAGCCTCCATTAATGTTTGCCGGATTTTCAGAGACTATGGATACCCCTAATACATCCGGCTTTGCCTCCAACTGCTGTTTTATTCGCTCAAAGTTTTTATTTACTTCCTTGTCGGTAGATATTACCAGCACATTTTCCTTATTGTACCCCAGTTTCTTATCTCTCATAAAATTAAGCTGCTTATAGATCACCAGTGTACCTATAATCAGAAATATGGATATGGAAAACTGCACCACCACAAGCATTTTTCTCAGGAGGTTACCTTTGGCTGATCTCCTGAAGCTGCCCTTAAGTACATCGCCAGGCTGGAAAGATGCCAGGCTAAGCGCAGGATATGCCCCTGCCAACAGGCTGACCACGATAACAATAGCAGAGAGCCCTGTCAAAATATTAGGAGCCAGCAGGTGATCCGTGGTCAATGTTTTACCCGTAAAGGCATTAAACGGCCCTAATACCATGCTTACTATAACAATAGAAATAGCCGTGGCAAGCAATGTAATGATCACCGATTCGCCCATAAATTGATAAAAGAGTTGCTTTTTAAAAGCGCCCATTACTTTTCTCATGCCTACTTCACGCGCACGGTCAGCAGATCTCGCAGTGGCCAGGTTCATATAATTGATACAAGCTATTAAAAGAATGAGAATACCTATTACAGTAAAAATGTAAACATTTTCTATGCTTCCCTGTGGCTCCATTTCCGCCTGCACATCAGAGTATAAGTGAATATCAGTAATTGGCATAAGGTCATAAGAAAAACTATAACCAGAGCTGGCAAACTCTTCTCCAAGCTGTGCCGTCACAAATGTGGTAATCTCCTTTTCAAGCTTATGCTGGCTTGCAGTATTTTCAAAAACGATATAGGTAGCATAATTGGCGCTGTACCATGTCTCACTTTTGGAGGCATTAAGACTATAAAATGAGGCCAGAAAATCAAAATGAAAATGTGAGTTATTCGGGGTATCCTCAACTACACCCGTCACCTGAAAATCCTGCGTATTATTGATCTTAAGTACCTTACCCATTGGGTTCGTATCACCAAAATACTTTTTTGCTGCTGATTCTGTGATTACCAGCGAGTTGGGTTGTACCAGGGCGGTAGATGGGTTACCCTGAATCATTTCGAAGCTGAATACATTAAAAAATGTACTGTCGGCGTAAAAGAACTTCTTCTCCTGAAATTTCTGCAGATTGTATTGCACCACAACAGGACTAAAGATACTTACGTCAAAAAGTCGTGTTCCTGTTTTTACTTCAGAAAATTCTCTGAGAATGCCAGGTAGCAGAGCCGTTGGAGTATTATACATTTTTGCGGAAGAACCCCCATATTCATAGGTGGCGTTTACCCTGTAAATATTTTCTGATTGTTCGTGAAAACGGTCATAACTGCGCTCATCAGTTATATAAAGCACTAGTAGCAAACAGCATGAAAGGCCTACAGCCAGGCCGAAAATATTGATAAATGAATAGCCAGATTTGTTTATAAGGTTTCTGACTGCAATTTTAAAGTAGTTTTTGAACATAGCACCGGAGTTTTTGATGAATAAAAGCAATTTCTCAACACCTGTCAACTCTTAATAAGACACAGTTACTCCAGAAAGGTTGCATTATTGCCAGGTATAAGTATCTAATAATATTTTATAGCCCTCATCAGTATATTTCCATATTAAAATAAAATCAACTTCACTGGTATTCTCCTTTCCGTCCCGCATGGTGGTCAACTTCGAATGACCCAACTGATACACCAATTGTTGATTGTTGTCGATATCAATTCCTTGCGCCCTCCACTCCGGAGGCTTGTTTTTCAGTGCCTTCCAGTATTCATTGTCGTAAATAGATTTCTCATCTTTTGTCACTTCTATTACCTCAAGCTCCCATTTAACAGGATTCTTTATACTGGTCCAGGATTCATCTATATTGGCTCTGGTGGTAATTGTTTTATCTCCGGGGCTGATCAGGTAGGCATCATCGAGATAAAAACCTGCTACCTTCTGAAGCTCACCGGCATTAAATGCTTCTTCCATCTGTTTATTGAGCCGCTTTATCGTATCATCGGCCTCATCCTGAGGCAAAACAAAGGCAATAATGAATGACAACAAAAAGTAATTCATATCTGGTAATTTTTATTTAACAATATACATATAAAACAGGTATTATATAGAGAACCTATAAGCCTAACTAACATTAGTTAATTTTAGTTATATTTGATGCTTTAAAAAATTATATTTAAATGCGCTATTCGAAAATTGCCGGAGTTGGTCATTATGTACCTGAGAGAGTGGTCACAAACGATGACCTGTCCAAGTTAATGGACACCAATAATGAATGGATCATCGAAAGAACCGGTATCCGCGAAAGAAGGTTTATTGACTCTAAAAAAGATACAGTAGCCAACATGGCTGCAAAAGCAACCCATATGGCACTGGAACGTGCCAACTTAAAAGTTGAAGACATTGATTTCATTGTGCTTGCTACTATAACGCCTGACTATTTCTTTCCTGGCTCAGGAGTGCTTTTGCAACGCGAGCTCGGCTTAGAATCCATAGGAGCACTTGATATCAGGAATGCCTGCTCCGGTTTTATATATGCTCTGTCTACGGCAGATCAGTTTATCAAAACAGGGATGTACAAAAACATTCTGGTCATCGGTGCTGAAATACAATCCACAGCCCTTGACCTTACCACCCGCGGCAGGGGCACGGCCGTGATCTTTGGCGATGGTGCTGGTGCAGTAGTTTTGCAGCCGTCAGAAAAGCCCGGTATACTATCTTCTCACTTACACTCTGATGGCCGGTATGCGGAAGAACTCTATGTTAAGGATCCCGGTAGCAGTCGCCCGCACGAAGAGAGGCAACCAGAGCAGATACTGGATACGTCTACATTTAAAGTGCATATGAACGGCAACATGGTTTTTAAACATGCCGTTGTACGCTTTCATGAAGTAATTATGGAGGCCCTGGATGCCAATAATTTAACAAAGGATGATATTGACCTGTTAATACCCCATCAGGCTAACCTCAGAATCAGCAATTACATCCAGCAAAAGCTTGGATTACCTGAAGAAAAGTTGTATAATAACATTATGAGATATGGCAATACCACTGCCGGCTCTATTCCGATCGCTATGAGCGAGGCTTGGGGAGAAGGAAAAATAAAAGATGATGATCTGATTTGTATGGCGGCTTTCGGAAGTGGATTTACATGGGCTTCTTCACTTATTAAATGGTAATATTTGTATGAAAACATCTATATACAACCCCAGTACTTTAGAAGTAGAAATAGCACAGGCTATTGAAAACATGCAGGAT
This region of Fulvivirga ulvae genomic DNA includes:
- a CDS encoding beta-ketoacyl-ACP synthase III; the protein is MRYSKIAGVGHYVPERVVTNDDLSKLMDTNNEWIIERTGIRERRFIDSKKDTVANMAAKATHMALERANLKVEDIDFIVLATITPDYFFPGSGVLLQRELGLESIGALDIRNACSGFIYALSTADQFIKTGMYKNILVIGAEIQSTALDLTTRGRGTAVIFGDGAGAVVLQPSEKPGILSSHLHSDGRYAEELYVKDPGSSRPHEERQPEQILDTSTFKVHMNGNMVFKHAVVRFHEVIMEALDANNLTKDDIDLLIPHQANLRISNYIQQKLGLPEEKLYNNIMRYGNTTAGSIPIAMSEAWGEGKIKDDDLICMAAFGSGFTWASSLIKW
- a CDS encoding ABC transporter permease encodes the protein MFKNYFKIAVRNLINKSGYSFINIFGLAVGLSCCLLLVLYITDERSYDRFHEQSENIYRVNATYEYGGSSAKMYNTPTALLPGILREFSEVKTGTRLFDVSIFSPVVVQYNLQKFQEKKFFYADSTFFNVFSFEMIQGNPSTALVQPNSLVITESAAKKYFGDTNPMGKVLKINNTQDFQVTGVVEDTPNNSHFHFDFLASFYSLNASKSETWYSANYATYIVFENTASQHKLEKEITTFVTAQLGEEFASSGYSFSYDLMPITDIHLYSDVQAEMEPQGSIENVYIFTVIGILILLIACINYMNLATARSADRAREVGMRKVMGAFKKQLFYQFMGESVIITLLATAISIVIVSMVLGPFNAFTGKTLTTDHLLAPNILTGLSAIVIVVSLLAGAYPALSLASFQPGDVLKGSFRRSAKGNLLRKMLVVVQFSISIFLIIGTLVIYKQLNFMRDKKLGYNKENVLVISTDKEVNKNFERIKQQLEAKPDVLGVSIVSENPANINGGYSIHVEGMEGEKTLSVNAVTVDKDFVSNLGMEMIEGKPFTEADTERSTREDSNDREYSFLVNEELARQILLSPEDIVGRRAMLNGRNGIVKGVLSDFHFSSLKNKINPLVLFIEPAQYNEILIRIKPADMERTLASVGALWAELVPHRPFDYRFLDQEYQKLYDNELRLGDIFTLFASLAIIIACLGLFGLVAFTVEQRTKEIGIRKVLGATIANLFLLVSTDFTRLVLLAFLITAPLAYYAMSQWLSDFEYRVTVGLLPVLVAIFLALLLSLITISYQSVKAALMNPVDTLRNE
- a CDS encoding YybH family protein — its product is MNYFLLSFIIAFVLPQDEADDTIKRLNKQMEEAFNAGELQKVAGFYLDDAYLISPGDKTITTRANIDESWTSIKNPVKWELEVIEVTKDEKSIYDNEYWKALKNKPPEWRAQGIDIDNNQQLVYQLGHSKLTTMRDGKENTSEVDFILIWKYTDEGYKILLDTYTWQ